The proteins below come from a single Synechococcus sp. WH 8101 genomic window:
- the cysK gene encoding cysteine synthase A, producing MSRVYADNSQAIGNTPLVRLNHVTKGCKATVLAKVEGRNPAYSVKCRIGANMIWDAEKRGVLSEGKTIVEPTSGNTGIALAFTAAARGYKLILTMPESMSIERRRVMAVLGAEIVLTEAAKGMPGAIAKAKQIADSDPAKYFMPGQFENPANPEIHEKTTGPEIWNDCDGAIDVLVAGVGTGGTITGVSRYIKNQAGKAIESVAVEPAHSPVITQTLNGEEVKPGPHKIQGIGAGFIPKNLDLSVVDKVEQVTNEESIAMALRLAKEEGLLVGISCGAAAAAAIRLAQQDAYAGKTIVVVLPDLAERYLSSVMFADVPTGIIEQPVAA from the coding sequence ATGTCTCGCGTTTACGCCGATAACAGCCAGGCCATCGGCAATACCCCCCTGGTGCGTCTCAACCATGTGACCAAGGGTTGCAAAGCCACCGTGCTCGCCAAGGTGGAAGGCCGCAACCCCGCCTACAGCGTGAAGTGCCGCATCGGCGCCAACATGATCTGGGATGCCGAGAAACGCGGTGTGCTCAGCGAAGGTAAAACAATCGTTGAGCCCACCTCCGGCAACACCGGTATCGCCCTGGCCTTCACCGCCGCGGCTCGGGGCTACAAGCTGATCCTCACGATGCCCGAGTCGATGTCGATCGAGCGCCGCCGCGTGATGGCGGTGCTCGGCGCCGAGATCGTGCTCACCGAAGCGGCCAAGGGCATGCCAGGAGCGATTGCCAAGGCCAAGCAGATCGCCGACAGCGATCCGGCCAAATACTTCATGCCCGGTCAGTTCGAGAACCCCGCCAACCCCGAAATTCACGAGAAAACCACCGGTCCTGAGATCTGGAACGACTGCGACGGCGCCATCGATGTGCTCGTGGCCGGCGTCGGCACCGGCGGCACGATCACCGGCGTGTCGCGCTACATCAAGAACCAGGCCGGCAAGGCGATCGAATCCGTGGCGGTGGAACCGGCCCACAGCCCCGTGATCACCCAGACCCTCAATGGAGAAGAGGTCAAACCTGGGCCCCACAAGATCCAGGGCATCGGCGCCGGCTTCATTCCCAAGAACCTCGACCTCTCCGTCGTCGACAAGGTAGAGCAGGTCACCAACGAGGAATCCATTGCAATGGCCCTTCGCCTCGCCAAGGAAGAAGGTCTGCTGGTGGGCATTTCCTGTGGTGCTGCTGCTGCAGCCGCCATCCGCCTCGCCCAGCAGGACGCCTACGCCGGCAAAACGATCGTGGTGGTGCTGCCCGACCTGGCGGAGCGCTATCTGTCCTCGGTGATGTTCGCGGATGTGCCCACCGGCATCATCGAGCAGCCGGTGGCGGCCTGA
- a CDS encoding PLP-dependent transferase, translating into MSGRDLLRDPCWQAAELGHPLPDAVHAVSVALPRWQDVIAYEEKDPACRKALRAIYPRFGFHTLVEELARCALAVTNTPDATSAWPYPTEAAARAAQTHCRRTTPEAHTSIVMVRELPCLIADRTSTAAAKAFWQHAGLGASSRLAAIALGRERAPAPEAGVAAKRTLIERLARIYGCPSEAISLHPSGMAALHQALRRVCALRPGRPTLQIGFPYVDVLKQPQVLFHGGELLLDPSPSAVEAALDRLQPMAVVVELPSNPLLRCVDLAAIARLAHARAIPVIADDTIGSGLNIDALPYADLVFSSLTKSFAGRGDVLAGSLIVSPRARWLQPRGDGDDPNAVALAPLADADAIALEEGSRDLEERLPRLNRHALELAERLAQHPAVARVFHPAGCPNFRALMRPSSGHGCLLSFELKGGSDKAQRVYDALAVCKGPSLGTTFTLCCPYVLLAHYDELGWAESCGVPSDLLRVSVGLEDPDELWNRFHTALSA; encoded by the coding sequence ATGAGCGGGCGTGATCTGCTGCGCGACCCCTGCTGGCAGGCCGCCGAACTGGGCCATCCGCTGCCCGACGCCGTGCATGCCGTGTCGGTGGCCCTGCCCCGCTGGCAGGACGTGATCGCTTACGAGGAAAAGGATCCCGCCTGCCGCAAGGCCCTGCGCGCGATCTATCCCCGCTTCGGCTTCCATACCCTGGTGGAGGAGCTGGCCCGCTGCGCGCTGGCCGTGACCAACACTCCGGACGCGACCAGCGCCTGGCCTTACCCCACCGAAGCCGCCGCCCGCGCCGCCCAGACGCACTGCCGCCGCACGACGCCCGAGGCCCATACCTCGATCGTCATGGTGCGCGAATTGCCTTGCCTGATCGCGGATCGGACCAGCACGGCGGCAGCGAAGGCCTTCTGGCAGCACGCCGGTCTCGGTGCCTCCTCGCGGCTGGCCGCCATCGCCCTGGGCCGAGAGCGCGCCCCAGCCCCGGAGGCTGGAGTCGCCGCGAAGCGCACGCTGATCGAACGCCTGGCGCGGATCTACGGCTGCCCAAGCGAAGCCATCAGCCTCCATCCCTCAGGCATGGCGGCGCTGCATCAGGCTCTGCGCCGGGTCTGCGCCCTGCGTCCTGGGCGTCCCACCCTGCAGATCGGCTTTCCCTATGTGGATGTGCTCAAGCAGCCCCAGGTGCTGTTTCACGGCGGTGAACTGCTCCTCGACCCATCGCCCTCAGCGGTGGAGGCAGCGCTGGATCGCCTGCAACCGATGGCGGTGGTGGTGGAACTGCCGAGCAATCCCCTGCTGCGCTGCGTGGATCTTGCCGCCATCGCCCGGCTCGCCCACGCCCGCGCTATCCCGGTAATTGCCGACGACACGATCGGCTCTGGGCTGAACATCGATGCCCTGCCCTATGCCGACCTGGTGTTCAGCTCCCTCACCAAGAGCTTCGCCGGCCGCGGTGATGTGCTGGCGGGCAGCCTGATCGTGAGCCCCCGAGCGCGGTGGCTGCAACCGAGGGGAGATGGCGACGACCCGAACGCCGTGGCGCTGGCCCCCCTGGCCGATGCCGACGCCATCGCCCTCGAGGAGGGCAGCCGCGATCTGGAGGAGCGCCTGCCTCGGCTCAACCGCCACGCTCTGGAACTGGCTGAGAGGTTGGCGCAGCACCCGGCGGTGGCCCGCGTGTTCCATCCAGCGGGCTGCCCCAACTTTCGCGCCCTGATGCGACCCAGCTCAGGACATGGCTGCCTGCTGTCGTTTGAGCTGAAAGGCGGCAGCGACAAGGCCCAGCGGGTCTATGACGCCCTGGCGGTATGCAAGGGCCCCAGCCTCGGCACCACCTTCACGCTCTGTTGCCCCTATGTGCTGCTCGCCCACTACGACGAGCTGGGCTGGGCCGAAAGCTGCGGCGTGCCCTCCGACCTGCTGCGGGTGTCGGTGGGATTGGAGGATCCAGATGAGCTCTGGAACCGCTTCCACACGGCCCTGTCGGCCTGA
- a CDS encoding PLP-dependent aspartate aminotransferase family protein — protein sequence MQKPAIATRAIHHGDSFAEGTGTVMPPIYATSTFAHGNPGGFDYTRSGNPNFRILEAVLASVEQCAHATVFGSGVSAITAIASTLRQGDRVLCEENLYGCTVRLFEQVFAKFGVRTEWVDFTDATALATIAERKPAMVWLESPTNPLLKVIDLEAVCMAARSAGVPVVVDNTFATALVQRPLAMGATLSLTSTTKYINGHSDALGGAVCCDDPAWHQKMVFAQKALGLMPSPFDCWLITRGIKTLPLRLRQQMASAAAIADHLAAHPAVAWVRYPLRTDHPQHSVAQRQMQGGGAIVTLGLNANRDLAYAVSKALRWFTMAESLGGVESLICHPATMTHAAVSVDVKEKLGISDGLVRLSVGCEDTADLIADLDQALSLLP from the coding sequence GTGCAGAAGCCGGCGATCGCCACCCGGGCCATCCATCACGGCGACAGCTTCGCCGAAGGCACCGGCACGGTGATGCCGCCGATCTACGCCACCTCCACCTTTGCCCACGGCAACCCTGGCGGCTTCGACTACACCCGCTCCGGCAATCCCAATTTCCGCATCCTCGAGGCGGTGCTGGCCTCAGTGGAGCAGTGCGCCCACGCCACGGTGTTCGGCTCCGGTGTGAGTGCAATCACCGCCATCGCCTCCACCCTGCGCCAGGGCGATCGGGTGCTCTGCGAGGAGAACCTCTACGGCTGCACCGTGCGCCTGTTCGAGCAGGTGTTCGCCAAGTTCGGTGTGCGCACGGAATGGGTCGACTTCACTGACGCCACCGCACTGGCGACGATCGCTGAGCGCAAGCCGGCGATGGTGTGGCTGGAAAGCCCCACCAACCCCCTGCTCAAGGTGATCGATCTGGAGGCGGTGTGTATGGCAGCCCGCAGCGCCGGCGTGCCCGTGGTGGTCGACAACACCTTCGCCACCGCCCTGGTGCAGCGCCCCCTGGCGATGGGGGCCACCCTCTCGCTCACCAGCACCACCAAATACATCAATGGCCATTCCGATGCCCTGGGCGGTGCGGTCTGCTGCGACGACCCCGCCTGGCACCAAAAGATGGTGTTCGCCCAGAAGGCCCTGGGGCTGATGCCCTCGCCCTTCGATTGCTGGCTGATTACCCGCGGCATCAAGACCCTGCCGCTGCGCCTGCGCCAGCAGATGGCCAGCGCGGCCGCCATCGCCGACCACCTGGCGGCCCATCCAGCGGTGGCCTGGGTGCGCTACCCCCTTCGGACAGATCACCCGCAGCACTCGGTGGCCCAGCGGCAGATGCAGGGCGGTGGCGCCATCGTGACCCTTGGCCTTAACGCCAACCGCGATCTGGCCTATGCCGTTAGCAAGGCCCTGCGCTGGTTCACCATGGCCGAAAGCCTGGGGGGCGTGGAGAGCCTGATCTGCCACCCCGCCACCATGACCCACGCTGCTGTGTCTGTGGACGTGAAGGAGAAGCTCGGCATCAGCGATGGGCTGGTGCGCCTGTCGGTGGGATGCGAAGACACTGCGGATCTGATCGCCGATCTTGATCAGGCCCTCAGCCTGTTGCCATGA
- the rpsD gene encoding 30S ribosomal protein S4, translating to MSRYRGPRLRITRRLGDLPGLTRKAAKRSYPPGQHGQARRKRSEYAIRLEEKQKLRFNYGVSERQLVRYVKKARAQEGSTGTNLLKLLENRLDNVCFRLGFGPTVPGARQLVNHGHVTVNGRVTDIASYQCKAGDVIAIRERKGSKKLAEGNLEFPSLANVPPHLELDKTKLSAKVIGRCEREWVALEINELLVVEYYSRKV from the coding sequence ATGTCTCGTTACCGCGGCCCTCGCCTGAGGATCACGCGGCGCTTGGGAGACCTCCCCGGTCTCACCCGGAAGGCCGCAAAGCGGTCCTATCCCCCCGGTCAGCACGGCCAGGCCCGTCGCAAGCGCTCTGAATACGCGATCCGTCTCGAAGAAAAGCAGAAGCTTCGCTTCAACTACGGCGTCTCTGAACGTCAGCTGGTGCGCTACGTGAAGAAAGCGCGCGCCCAGGAGGGTTCCACCGGAACCAACCTGCTGAAACTGCTCGAGAACCGTCTCGACAACGTCTGTTTCCGTCTCGGCTTCGGTCCCACCGTTCCCGGTGCGCGGCAGCTGGTGAACCATGGCCACGTGACCGTGAACGGTCGCGTCACCGACATCGCCAGCTACCAGTGCAAGGCCGGCGATGTGATCGCCATCCGCGAACGCAAGGGCAGCAAGAAGCTGGCCGAAGGCAACCTGGAATTCCCGAGCCTCGCCAACGTGCCGCCCCACCTCGAACTCGACAAAACCAAGCTCAGCGCCAAGGTGATTGGCCGCTGCGAGCGTGAGTGGGTCGCTCTGGAGATCAACGAACTGTTGGTGGTGGAGTACTACTCCAGGAAAGTCTGA
- the yidD gene encoding membrane protein insertion efficiency factor YidD produces the protein MRESTTVSGGFPAQINRLISGLLLALIGVYRRWFSPLLGPRCRFIPSCSAYGLEAIQRHGPWRGGWLTLRRLSRCHPFTPCGCDPVPD, from the coding sequence ATGCGCGAATCCACCACTGTATCCGGCGGCTTTCCCGCCCAGATCAATCGCCTCATCAGCGGCCTGCTGCTGGCGCTGATCGGTGTCTACCGCCGCTGGTTCTCTCCCCTGCTCGGCCCCCGTTGCCGCTTCATCCCCAGCTGCAGCGCCTATGGCCTGGAGGCGATCCAGCGCCATGGCCCCTGGCGCGGCGGGTGGCTCACCCTGCGTCGGCTCAGCCGTTGCCACCCCTTCACCCCCTGTGGCTGTGACCCCGTCCCCGACTGA
- a CDS encoding glutaredoxin family protein has translation MTPSPTEPLPLILYSRRGCCLCEGLEQRLRELALHTLAPPLQLQVIDIDGAGVDPSLRARYDLEVPVLALPAGVLPRVSPRLSGEGLFRWLQRACATRLGSD, from the coding sequence GTGACCCCGTCCCCGACTGAGCCCCTTCCCCTGATCCTCTACAGCCGAAGGGGTTGTTGCCTGTGTGAGGGCCTGGAGCAGCGCTTGCGAGAGCTTGCGCTTCACACCCTGGCGCCGCCGCTGCAGTTGCAGGTGATCGACATCGATGGAGCCGGTGTCGATCCCTCCCTGAGGGCCCGCTACGACCTGGAGGTGCCGGTGCTGGCGCTTCCCGCCGGTGTGTTGCCACGGGTGTCTCCTCGTCTGTCGGGCGAGGGTCTGTTCCGCTGGTTGCAACGGGCTTGCGCCACCAGGCTCGGATCGGATTAG
- a CDS encoding UDP-N-acetylmuramoyl-L-alanyl-D-glutamate--2,6-diaminopimelate ligase: protein MSQTLHSLLRAVGLPWPEQLANVPIEAITCDSRCVSRGSLFLGLPGVRVDGGSFWPRALADGAAAAVIGPAAAAVQPPGPEDPVLVVPEPVAQWIGELAAAFWQRPSSRMTLIGVTGTNGKTTTTHLIEHLSLEAGRPAALFGTLVNRWPGHSITATHTTAFADRLQAQLAEAVAGGTQVAAMEVSSHALEQQRVAGCRFAGAVFTNLTQDHLDYHPSMQAYFEAKARLFSTPLLLEDGIRAVVNVDDPWGRQLAERLGARCWRCSLEPDQEAELTMTDLVMRSSGVEGRLITPKGEGRFASPLVGRFNLMNLMQAVAVLQQQGLPLPLLLEGLGSFRGVPGRMERVVVPSAAAAQLPAVLVDYAHTPDGLKNALEACRPFVEGRLICVFGCGGDRDRGKRPQMASIAAKLADRVVVTSDNPRTENPQQILADVVEGLPSSTDRVVEGDRAAAIAAAVAEARPGDLVLIAGKGHEDYQILGTEKVHFDDREEAEKALRSRLIR from the coding sequence ATGTCCCAGACGTTGCATTCACTTCTGCGGGCGGTGGGGTTGCCCTGGCCTGAACAGCTGGCCAACGTGCCGATTGAGGCGATTACCTGCGACTCCCGCTGTGTCAGCCGCGGCAGCCTGTTTCTGGGGCTGCCCGGCGTTCGTGTGGATGGGGGCAGCTTCTGGCCCAGGGCCCTCGCCGATGGGGCTGCTGCTGCGGTGATTGGTCCGGCGGCAGCGGCGGTGCAACCACCCGGCCCAGAGGATCCGGTGCTGGTGGTGCCGGAGCCGGTGGCCCAGTGGATCGGTGAGCTAGCGGCGGCGTTCTGGCAGCGGCCCTCCAGCCGCATGACCCTGATCGGGGTGACGGGCACCAACGGCAAGACCACCACCACCCATCTGATCGAGCACCTGAGCCTGGAGGCCGGCCGACCCGCCGCCCTGTTCGGCACCCTGGTGAACCGCTGGCCCGGACACAGCATCACGGCCACCCACACCACCGCCTTCGCCGATCGGCTGCAGGCCCAACTGGCGGAGGCCGTGGCCGGTGGCACCCAGGTGGCTGCCATGGAGGTGAGCTCCCATGCCCTGGAGCAGCAGCGGGTGGCCGGGTGCCGCTTCGCCGGGGCGGTGTTCACCAACCTCACCCAGGACCACCTCGATTACCACCCATCGATGCAGGCCTATTTCGAGGCCAAGGCGCGTTTGTTCAGCACGCCCCTGTTGCTGGAGGACGGGATTCGGGCGGTGGTGAATGTGGATGATCCCTGGGGTCGCCAGCTGGCCGAGCGGCTGGGCGCGCGGTGCTGGCGCTGTTCCCTGGAGCCCGATCAGGAGGCGGAGCTGACCATGACTGATCTGGTGATGCGCTCCAGCGGTGTGGAGGGGCGCCTGATCACTCCCAAGGGCGAGGGGCGGTTTGCGTCGCCACTGGTGGGGCGCTTCAATCTGATGAATCTGATGCAGGCGGTGGCGGTGCTGCAACAGCAGGGTCTTCCCTTGCCTCTGCTGCTTGAGGGTCTCGGCAGTTTTCGTGGCGTTCCTGGGCGGATGGAGCGGGTGGTGGTGCCCTCAGCCGCAGCGGCTCAATTGCCCGCCGTCCTGGTCGACTACGCCCATACCCCCGATGGTCTCAAGAATGCGCTCGAGGCGTGTCGCCCCTTTGTGGAGGGGCGTCTGATCTGCGTGTTCGGCTGTGGCGGTGATCGCGATCGGGGCAAGCGCCCTCAGATGGCCTCGATCGCCGCGAAGCTGGCGGATCGGGTGGTGGTGACCTCCGATAACCCCCGCACCGAGAATCCCCAGCAGATCCTTGCCGATGTGGTGGAGGGGCTGCCCTCCAGCACCGACCGCGTGGTGGAGGGTGATCGGGCGGCGGCGATTGCCGCTGCAGTCGCCGAAGCGAGACCCGGCGATCTGGTGCTGATCGCTGGCAAGGGCCATGAGGATTACCAGATTCTCGGCACCGAGAAAGTGCACTTCGACGATCGTGAGGAGGCGGAGAAGGCGCTGCGCTCTCGGCTGATCCGCTGA
- a CDS encoding sulfite exporter TauE/SafE family protein: MNDSGIAVLQAFLTQPLPWLALLLALSAAFLMGFARSGLGTGGFVVSPLMVFALGPSDGLAVVAVLMLPAALLGVWQHRGEGERRLLQPLVLGMVLGTALGGLALWALVSGGDLNLVHRRMEVLVALLSLLYVALVAGRNAIARAGGGGGPAGPTGLLMVGSGVGISQTVANSGSPLLTVFFLRHQVPRSRFVAAQLVALLVQNLLKLIPLISLGILHLGNAGSALLLIPVTVIGNLSGQRFYRGASERLFFLCYQVLLLIGFAVSVALIVGRSRILALL; encoded by the coding sequence GTGAACGATTCGGGCATCGCTGTGCTGCAGGCGTTTCTCACCCAGCCCCTGCCCTGGCTGGCCCTGCTGCTCGCCCTCAGCGCCGCCTTCCTGATGGGGTTCGCCCGCAGTGGCCTGGGCACCGGTGGCTTTGTCGTGTCACCCCTGATGGTGTTCGCCCTCGGCCCAAGCGATGGCCTGGCCGTGGTGGCCGTGCTGATGCTGCCGGCGGCCCTGCTCGGCGTGTGGCAGCACCGCGGCGAAGGCGAACGACGCCTGTTGCAACCCCTGGTGCTCGGCATGGTGCTGGGCACGGCCCTGGGCGGACTGGCGCTCTGGGCTCTGGTGTCGGGCGGCGATCTCAACCTTGTGCATCGCCGCATGGAGGTGTTGGTGGCCCTGCTCTCGCTGCTGTATGTGGCCCTGGTGGCAGGGCGCAACGCCATTGCCCGCGCCGGTGGTGGCGGTGGACCGGCCGGCCCCACCGGCCTACTGATGGTGGGATCGGGGGTGGGGATCAGCCAGACCGTGGCCAATTCCGGCTCACCGCTGCTCACGGTGTTTTTCCTGCGCCATCAGGTGCCACGCAGTCGCTTCGTGGCAGCGCAACTGGTGGCGCTGCTGGTGCAGAACTTGCTGAAGTTGATTCCCCTGATCAGCCTGGGCATCCTCCATCTCGGCAACGCCGGCAGTGCCCTGCTGCTGATTCCGGTCACGGTGATCGGCAATCTGAGCGGCCAGCGGTTTTATCGCGGTGCCAGCGAGCGATTGTTCTTCCTCTGCTATCAGGTGCTGCTCCTGATCGGTTTTGCCGTGAGCGTGGCCCTGATCGTGGGCCGCAGCAGGATCCTGGCCCTGCTGTAG
- a CDS encoding aminotransferase class V-fold PLP-dependent enzyme encodes MRHHCPALANKTYFNYGGQGPLPTPTLEAITSSWQRIQELGPFTADVWPYISREVNSTRALLAGLCGVAPHRLALSENVTSGCVLPLWGLPLAPGDRILISDCEHPGVVAACHELARRQQLQIDTLTVQQLRGGREEQAQTDAAVLQALETHFQPRTRLVVLSHLLWNTGQRMPIAAVAAQLRQHPSQPYLLVDAAQSFGQIPVAEAAAAADIYAFTGHKWACGAEGLGGVALSERVLAEASPTLIGWRSLQDETRAVMGDPDPFHHDSRRFEVATSCIPLMAGLRTSLELLEQQGSAERRLEQIQALSAKLWQQLATLPGATPLLEGPPPAGLVSFTLTAASPPSQVVQALGAEGIWIRDLADPACLRACTHITSTDEELLQLQEALAELLRV; translated from the coding sequence ATGCGCCACCACTGCCCCGCCCTCGCCAACAAGACCTACTTCAACTACGGCGGCCAGGGTCCGTTGCCAACGCCAACGCTGGAGGCGATCACCAGCTCATGGCAGCGGATTCAGGAGCTGGGGCCCTTCACCGCCGACGTGTGGCCTTACATCAGCCGGGAGGTGAACAGCACGCGGGCCCTGCTGGCCGGACTGTGCGGCGTCGCCCCCCATCGCCTCGCCCTGAGCGAGAACGTGACCAGTGGCTGTGTGCTGCCGCTCTGGGGTCTGCCCCTGGCGCCGGGGGATCGGATCCTGATCAGCGACTGCGAACACCCCGGTGTGGTGGCCGCCTGCCACGAACTGGCGCGGCGCCAGCAACTGCAGATCGACACCCTGACGGTGCAACAGCTCCGGGGCGGGCGCGAGGAACAAGCGCAAACCGATGCCGCCGTGCTCCAGGCACTGGAGACCCATTTTCAGCCGCGCACCCGCCTGGTGGTGCTCTCCCATCTGCTCTGGAACACAGGGCAACGCATGCCGATCGCCGCGGTGGCGGCCCAGCTCAGGCAGCACCCCAGCCAGCCCTACCTGCTGGTGGATGCGGCCCAGAGCTTTGGGCAGATCCCCGTGGCCGAAGCCGCGGCCGCAGCCGACATCTACGCCTTCACGGGGCACAAGTGGGCCTGCGGTGCGGAGGGATTGGGAGGTGTGGCCCTCTCCGAACGGGTGCTGGCAGAGGCCAGCCCCACCCTGATCGGTTGGCGCAGTCTCCAGGATGAAACTCGCGCCGTGATGGGCGATCCCGATCCGTTCCATCACGACAGTCGCCGCTTCGAAGTCGCCACCAGCTGCATCCCATTGATGGCCGGATTGCGCACCTCGCTGGAGCTGCTCGAGCAGCAGGGCAGTGCCGAGCGGCGCCTGGAGCAGATTCAGGCGCTCAGCGCCAAGCTCTGGCAGCAACTGGCAACGCTGCCGGGGGCGACACCCCTGCTCGAGGGTCCACCGCCGGCCGGGCTAGTGAGCTTCACGCTGACCGCTGCCAGCCCGCCCAGCCAGGTGGTGCAGGCGCTTGGTGCCGAAGGGATCTGGATCCGCGACCTGGCCGATCCCGCCTGCCTGCGCGCCTGCACCCACATCACCAGCACCGATGAGGAGCTCTTGCAGCTACAGGAAGCCCTGGCGGAGCTACTTAGGGTGTGA